A single region of the Streptomyces caelestis genome encodes:
- a CDS encoding molybdopterin-dependent oxidoreductase: MPRLHTPPASPMSPGFWRSSVRGPWFTSVLGVVLLGGITVLFVTGLLSYAAYNPDLSPVNDKTPDKGLLGFYLFAWPTDPHWLYRLNQGLHVTLGITLIPVLLAKLWSVVPKLFSLPPARSLTHALERVSLLLLVGGVLFEFVTGVLNVQLDYVFPGSFYPLHFYGAWVFFAAFVAHVVLRAPAAVRNVRRMRAGTGPQEEAGGEPDFLLVSPRPAEPTVSRRGALRLVGGGSLLLFGTTVGQNFDGPLRRTALLAPHGGADPGSGPGGFQINRTAASRGISARETSEEVWRLVIRGPSGTLRLSRAELLELPLHSSALPIACVEGWSTGDQWWRGVRLRDLAFLVGYDAGEAPDVLVESLQRRGAFREAALRSNQVRDPRSLLALDVNGEPLAPDHGYPARIIVPAAPGVLNTKWVARMTFGDL; encoded by the coding sequence ATGCCACGGTTGCACACCCCTCCCGCCTCGCCCATGTCGCCCGGTTTCTGGCGCAGTTCCGTACGCGGCCCCTGGTTCACCTCCGTCCTGGGTGTCGTGCTGCTCGGCGGGATCACCGTGCTGTTCGTGACGGGGCTGCTGTCGTACGCCGCATACAACCCGGACCTGTCGCCGGTGAACGACAAGACCCCGGACAAGGGACTGCTCGGCTTCTACCTCTTCGCCTGGCCGACCGACCCGCACTGGCTCTACCGGCTCAACCAGGGCCTCCACGTCACGCTCGGTATCACGCTCATCCCCGTCCTGCTGGCCAAACTGTGGTCGGTGGTACCGAAGCTGTTCTCGCTGCCGCCGGCCCGGTCGCTCACCCACGCCCTGGAGCGGGTCTCCCTGCTGCTCCTGGTCGGCGGCGTGCTGTTCGAGTTCGTGACGGGTGTGCTCAACGTCCAGCTGGACTACGTCTTCCCCGGCTCCTTCTATCCGCTGCACTTCTACGGCGCCTGGGTGTTCTTCGCCGCGTTCGTGGCGCACGTGGTGCTCCGGGCCCCCGCTGCCGTACGCAATGTGCGCCGCATGCGGGCGGGGACAGGCCCTCAGGAGGAGGCGGGAGGTGAGCCGGACTTCCTGCTGGTCTCCCCGCGACCGGCCGAGCCCACCGTGTCCCGGCGCGGGGCATTGCGGCTGGTCGGAGGCGGTTCACTGCTGCTGTTCGGGACCACGGTGGGGCAGAACTTCGACGGTCCGCTGCGGCGCACGGCCCTCCTCGCGCCGCACGGTGGTGCCGATCCGGGCAGCGGCCCCGGCGGCTTCCAGATCAACAGAACGGCCGCGTCCCGGGGGATCAGCGCGCGGGAGACGAGCGAGGAAGTGTGGCGGCTGGTGATCAGGGGGCCCTCCGGGACGCTCCGGCTGAGCCGCGCCGAACTGCTCGAACTGCCGCTGCACAGCTCGGCGTTGCCCATCGCCTGTGTGGAGGGCTGGTCCACCGGCGACCAGTGGTGGCGGGGCGTACGGCTGCGGGACCTGGCTTTCCTCGTCGGGTACGACGCGGGCGAGGCACCCGACGTCCTGGTGGAGTCCCTCCAGCGACGTGGTGCCTTCCGCGAGGCCGCCCTGCGGTCCAACCAGGTGCGTGACCCGCGCTCGCTGCTCGCCCTGGACGTCAACGGCGAGCCGCTGGCCCCCGACCACGGCTACCCGGCCCGGATCATCGTGCCCGCGGCGCCCGGTGTGCTCAACACCAAGTGGGTGGCCCGGATGACGTTCGGAGACCTGTGA